In Rhodopirellula halodulae, one DNA window encodes the following:
- a CDS encoding sigma-70 family RNA polymerase sigma factor has protein sequence MDPQSTNPAEANSQEEFVRLLSAHSSKIMSFIRILTMNRQDDAEEIFQLTCMVLWQKFSQYDPSGNFSAWASRMAYFETLKYRESKRRIKLLGDDALELLAEAAMPITAELTDRRSALSDCIRKLSHPDRDLIRLRYFEGLSVAEISEQAGRSTHAIYRELSKIHGALSRCVDRSVEGGWA, from the coding sequence TTGGACCCACAATCAACAAACCCCGCTGAAGCGAACTCGCAAGAGGAATTCGTGCGGTTGCTCTCAGCTCATTCCAGCAAGATCATGTCTTTCATTCGTATCCTGACGATGAACCGGCAAGACGACGCGGAAGAAATCTTTCAACTGACTTGCATGGTCTTGTGGCAAAAGTTCTCGCAGTACGATCCATCAGGAAACTTTTCAGCATGGGCGTCTCGCATGGCCTATTTTGAAACGCTGAAGTATCGCGAGTCGAAACGTCGCATCAAGCTGCTGGGTGACGACGCGTTGGAGCTACTGGCAGAAGCCGCGATGCCAATCACCGCCGAGCTGACGGATCGCAGATCGGCGTTGTCCGATTGCATTCGCAAACTGTCCCATCCTGACCGTGATTTGATTCGCCTGCGGTACTTCGAGGGTTTAAGCGTGGCGGAAATTTCTGAGCAAGCCGGTCGGTCCACGCATGCGATTTACCGCGAACTCAGCAAGATCCACGGGGCTCTTTCTAGGTGCGTGGACCGGTCCGTGGAAGGAGGCTGGGCATGA
- a CDS encoding polysaccharide lyase family 7 protein, whose protein sequence is MRIFVVFLFSIALCISAPAQTGDPPARILDLSNWRLTLPIDSNQAGKPDEIRQPNLASFVDDRYFRANSQANGVVFRAHCGGVTTKGSKYPRCELREMVEDGTKRASWKTHGEVIHTMDMRVAITATPEVKPQVVCGQIHDADDDLIMIRLEGAKLFVERNSFGDVMLNQHYQLGTPFDVRIQTGRGTVDVWYNGKQIMSWAVSRSGCYFKAGCYTQSNISKGDESESFGEVVIYRMHVEHSD, encoded by the coding sequence ATGAGAATTTTCGTCGTCTTTCTTTTCTCGATCGCGCTTTGTATCTCGGCCCCAGCACAGACAGGCGATCCACCGGCCCGGATTTTGGACCTGTCGAATTGGCGTTTGACCCTGCCCATCGACTCCAATCAAGCCGGAAAGCCGGATGAGATCAGGCAACCGAATCTCGCTTCATTTGTCGATGATCGATACTTTCGAGCGAACAGCCAAGCCAACGGCGTCGTCTTCCGAGCACATTGCGGAGGAGTGACGACCAAAGGATCCAAGTACCCGCGTTGTGAACTTCGTGAAATGGTCGAAGACGGAACCAAACGTGCTTCGTGGAAAACGCATGGGGAAGTGATTCATACGATGGACATGCGAGTCGCGATTACCGCGACACCTGAAGTTAAACCACAGGTTGTATGTGGGCAAATTCACGATGCCGACGATGATCTGATCATGATCCGTTTAGAAGGTGCCAAGCTGTTTGTGGAACGCAATTCGTTCGGTGACGTGATGCTCAACCAGCATTACCAACTCGGGACACCGTTTGATGTTCGAATCCAAACTGGCAGGGGCACGGTTGATGTTTGGTACAACGGGAAGCAAATAATGAGCTGGGCGGTCTCGCGATCGGGATGCTATTTCAAAGCAGGATGCTATACCCAGTCAAACATCAGCAAAGGAGATGAAAGCGAATCGTTTGGCGAGGTTGTCATCTATCGAATGCATGTTGAACACTCAGACTAA
- a CDS encoding nuclear transport factor 2 family protein, with protein sequence MFNSEEYSEPYPEYSKHEEVFAALLRRWLKLGWERNDNALVEEHFHPECIVSGLGPDVVEGIDELIATHRAICGRMLHRTARLQSLLLRHNQFAATLEFEGKHRDSGTDVAFEVASFGVMRDGLIYRAHNIVDYTGLYAKLGLLDTAKMAEHFG encoded by the coding sequence ATGTTCAATTCAGAAGAGTACTCGGAACCCTATCCAGAATACAGCAAACACGAAGAGGTGTTCGCTGCACTCCTGCGTCGTTGGCTCAAGCTCGGGTGGGAGCGAAATGACAATGCGCTGGTGGAAGAACATTTTCACCCAGAATGTATCGTGAGTGGACTTGGCCCAGACGTGGTCGAGGGCATTGACGAGCTGATTGCGACTCACCGGGCGATTTGCGGACGGATGCTTCATCGAACGGCGCGTTTGCAATCGCTGCTTCTTCGCCACAACCAGTTTGCTGCCACGTTGGAATTCGAGGGCAAGCATCGAGATAGCGGCACCGACGTTGCGTTCGAAGTTGCGAGTTTCGGTGTGATGCGCGATGGCCTGATCTATCGAGCCCATAACATTGTCGACTACACCGGGCTCTACGCGAAATTGGGACTGCTCGACACTGCAAAAATGGCTGAACATTTCGGATGA
- a CDS encoding LamG domain-containing protein, producing the protein MNDPNAEFIELRSLILKSQSEELSEAEAMELNRLINLPGGAEEAAKLVDQLCALSDATIGNSLSMHDECSMPLTNVPAKAARPERNYSTFPETRNERSHSGYNRRNDENTQSKNWTRAYWLVGLAASHLVIGSFAWSLAKPDRNQPAIAAVTLESKPPQIVSMTACVWGQGSIATPTLGQSINQGEILNLVEGVAELKVGDGTSHEALVRIEGPASIFIREDGQLGLASGTLTAKSLGFGSEQVSVITPIGLVLVDGQSSIGLVSQNDVHEVHLFSGRCLVLPSQAFGTSDIRLEEGDAVRLSTAKGIDSGVVLFEASMASFASARSNAFDPLHLDDRYVDAILDSEPDIYWRFEGLEGDFPQQVKNQGRLPGHNASVVGNPGWRQYQGNRVAELGLTDSASAFTSDALWPPEPLDDYTIEAWVKPQLYHHGEMICLVDPIERREGRHDQALLLEAFAREWFYALKVLGPNRMRFSHRSPPSGLVLDGENLVSEEQYQVRVWQHVIAQKSAKELSLWIDGNLAAQQEADEPLPANMQILIGQLYPTKNYRPYVGQIDEIAFYSRALPKQEIRKHIRASGRALDFE; encoded by the coding sequence ATGAATGATCCGAATGCAGAATTCATTGAACTTCGCTCCTTGATTTTGAAGTCGCAGAGTGAAGAACTATCCGAAGCGGAGGCGATGGAGCTGAACCGTTTGATCAACTTGCCTGGCGGGGCGGAAGAAGCCGCCAAGTTAGTCGATCAACTGTGCGCCCTTTCTGACGCGACGATTGGTAATTCGCTATCGATGCATGATGAGTGCTCAATGCCACTCACAAACGTGCCCGCGAAAGCCGCTCGCCCCGAACGCAACTACAGCACCTTTCCAGAAACGAGGAACGAGCGTTCGCATTCGGGATACAACCGGCGGAACGATGAGAACACTCAATCGAAGAACTGGACACGAGCATATTGGTTGGTCGGGCTGGCCGCGAGCCATTTGGTGATTGGATCATTCGCTTGGTCTTTGGCCAAACCTGATCGCAACCAGCCCGCGATTGCGGCCGTGACGCTCGAGTCCAAACCGCCACAGATTGTCTCCATGACAGCATGCGTTTGGGGGCAAGGCAGCATTGCGACGCCGACACTCGGGCAATCGATCAATCAAGGCGAGATTTTGAACTTGGTCGAAGGTGTCGCCGAACTGAAAGTCGGAGACGGCACCTCGCACGAGGCTTTGGTACGAATTGAGGGGCCCGCGAGCATCTTCATTCGAGAAGATGGGCAGCTCGGGCTGGCGAGCGGAACACTGACTGCAAAATCGCTCGGTTTCGGTAGCGAGCAAGTGTCCGTGATCACGCCGATCGGCCTCGTTCTGGTCGACGGGCAAAGTTCAATCGGGTTGGTCTCGCAAAACGACGTCCACGAGGTTCACCTATTTTCGGGACGTTGTTTGGTGTTGCCTTCGCAAGCATTCGGGACATCGGACATTCGTTTAGAAGAAGGCGATGCTGTTCGTCTATCAACGGCAAAGGGCATCGATTCAGGCGTCGTGCTATTTGAGGCATCGATGGCCAGTTTTGCATCCGCTCGATCCAACGCGTTTGACCCTCTGCACTTGGACGATCGCTACGTGGACGCGATTTTGGATTCCGAGCCCGACATCTACTGGCGTTTCGAAGGTTTGGAAGGTGACTTCCCGCAACAGGTCAAGAATCAAGGACGCCTTCCCGGTCACAACGCGTCCGTGGTTGGCAATCCCGGCTGGCGGCAATATCAAGGCAATCGCGTTGCCGAATTAGGCCTCACTGATTCCGCCTCCGCCTTCACATCTGACGCGCTTTGGCCTCCGGAACCACTAGACGACTACACCATCGAAGCCTGGGTGAAACCTCAGTTGTATCACCACGGCGAAATGATTTGCCTCGTCGATCCAATCGAACGACGGGAGGGGCGTCATGATCAAGCGCTGCTACTCGAAGCGTTCGCTCGCGAATGGTTCTACGCCCTGAAGGTTTTGGGCCCCAATCGCATGCGTTTCAGCCATCGATCTCCACCCTCGGGTCTGGTACTGGATGGAGAGAATTTGGTGTCGGAAGAGCAGTACCAAGTACGAGTCTGGCAGCATGTGATCGCACAGAAGTCCGCGAAGGAACTCTCATTGTGGATCGACGGAAATCTAGCCGCCCAACAAGAAGCTGACGAACCGCTCCCGGCCAACATGCAAATTTTGATCGGCCAGCTCTATCCAACCAAGAATTACCGACCCTACGTCGGACAGATCGACGAGATTGCGTTCTACAGCCGAGCGTTGCCGAAGCAAGAAATTCGCAAACACATTCGTGCCTCCGGACGAGCCCTCGACTTCGAGTGA